From a single Brassica rapa cultivar Chiifu-401-42 chromosome A01, CAAS_Brap_v3.01, whole genome shotgun sequence genomic region:
- the LOC103852566 gene encoding uncharacterized protein LOC103852566 gives MKEITDSVDPRIMFKHQSLLQDYHELRKETEFKMRKLEVMKQRRSNLDAEVRFLRRRYKHLKQEQTLETSSPNLLRLSESGDVKVPSKRKSSSLREKEELALEKNSKRRRGDEFLTDSSPLPDLNGGGSTFKVPAFDLNKISREEEEPEANGGQVVVEATKKAMLGSGNDDLRCEMKLPICRDVEKELNRAAVKRKVSWQDPVALSV, from the exons ATGAAGGAGATTACTGATTCCGTCGATCCCAGGATCATGTTCAAGCATCAATCCCTTCTGCAGGATTATCACGAATTGCGAAAG gAAACAGAGTTTAAGATGAGGAAACTGGAGGTGATGAAACAGAGACGATCAAACCTTGACGCTGAAGTTAG GTTCTTGAGACGTAGATACAAACACTTGAAGCAAGAGCAAACTCTTGAAACATCATCTCCCAACTTGTTGAGATTGTCTGAGTCTGGAGATGTGAAGGTGCCGAGTAAAAGAAAGAGCTCTTCTCTGAGAGAGAAGGAGGAATTGGCATTAGAGAAGAATTCGAAAAGGAGGAGAGGAGACGAGTTTCTGACTGACTCATCTCCACTTCCTGATCTTAACGGAGGTGGGAGCACTTTCAAAGTCCCGGCCTTTGACCTAAACAAGATCTCG agagaagaagaggaaccGGAAGCGAATGGTGGACAAGTGGTCGTTGAAGCAACAAAAAAGGCAATGCTTGGTAGTGGAAACGATGATCTACGTTGCGAGATGAAGTTGCCGATTTGCAGAGACGTGGAGAAAGAGTTAAACAGAGCAGCAGTGAAGAGGAAGGTTTCATGGCAAGATCCAGTGGCTTTAAGTGTTTGA